From Planctomycetaceae bacterium:
AGCTTGCGACGAAAACGAAAATGTTTTGCGGGTGCGAGCTTGTTTTTGCTGGCGAACCGAACAGCAGGGTTTGCCCGGTGTGTTTGGGGCTTCCCGGCGCACTGCCGGTGATGAACAGACAAGCGGTCGAATTTTCCATGTTGACGGCGACGGCACTGAATTGTAAGGTTGCTGAATTTACAAAATGGGATCGCAAGAGTTATTATTATCCGGATTTGCCGAAAAATTATCAGATTAGCCAGTATGATTTGCCGATTGGCTCGAACGGCTTTATTGAAATTCCGGTCGGCGATGCTTTCAAGAAAATTCGAATCCTCCGTGCGCATCTTGAAGAGGACGCCGGCAAAAATATCCATTCCGGCAATTGTTCGCAGGTCGATTTGAACAGGGCGGGCACTCCTTTGCTGGAGATTGTAACCGAGCCTGATATGAACAGCCCTGAAGAAGTAAAGGCGCTTGCGGTTGAATTGCAGCGGATTGTGCGGTTCCTCGGCGTTTCCGAAGCGGATATGCAAAAAGGGCACATGCGGTTCGAGCCGAATATAAATCTGCACATTACCAAAGACGGTCAGGTTTATAAAACGCCGATTACCGAAGTGAAGAATCTCAACAGCTTCAAGGCCCTTGAAAAAAGCGTTGCTTATGAAGTGCAGAGGCAGTTCGACGAATTTATGGAAACCGGTCAGTGCCTCAAGAGCGGCAATAAAAAAACTTTCGGCTGGGATGATGTACGTGAAGTAACAGTTTTGCAGCGTGAAAAAGAAGAAGCACACGATTACAGATATTTCCCTGACCCCGACCTTGTTCCGGTTGTTGTTGATGAAAAATGGCTCGGCGAAATTAAGACAAGGCTTTGCGAACTGCCTTTGGCTATGCAGGCAAGATTCGTCAGTCAATATGGCTTGAGCGAGTATGACGCGTCCGTGCTGACAGGCGACAAAGAAACCGCGGAATTTTTTGATAGTGCCGTAAAGGCAGGCGGTGAGCCGAAGAGGATTTGCAATCTCGTTACGCAGACAGGTTTGAAAATCGCGAACGAAAAAGGCTGCGGCGTCGCACAGATTGGCATTGAACCGCAAAGACTTGCCGAACTTGTGAAAATGATTGCAGCGGGGCAAATAAGCGCAACGGCCGCGGTAACGATATTTGTTGAAATGACCGGCAGTAAAGAATCGCCGGAGCAGATTGCCGCAAGGTTAAACCTGATTCAGAAAAGCGACGCGGGCGAACTTGAGAAAATCGTCGATGAAGTTTTAGCGGCCAATGCGCAGGCAGTTGCGGATGCCAAAAGCGACGGCAAGAAAAGCAAAAAATCTGTCGGCTTTTTGATGGGTCAGGTTATGCAGGAGACAAAAGGAACTGCAAATCCGCAGGTTGTCGCAAAAATTCTTGATGCCAAGCTGAAAGCGTAAAGTAACCTCTAAAATGTCATTGCGAGGAGTCCCATTGAGCGTAAGCGAATATCGGGACGACGAAGCAATCTCAATCGTGCGAAAAGATTAGGTTTTCTTTTGCAGAACTTTGTGTTCTGTGCCTGCGAGGATTCTTTTGATATTGCTGCGGTGAAGATATATCACCAATGAACACAAAACGACCGCGACCAGAATCAACGGCATAAGATTTTTGAAATGCCAGCTTTTAATTGCCGCCGTAAAGGCGATTAATATTACAGGAAACACCGCCGCTGCAATAACCGACGCCAGCGAAATATATTTCCAGATTAAAACGATAATCGCCCACAGTGCAAACGCGATAATGCCGGGGATTGCCAGATAAGGCCAAACTCCCAGAACCACGCCGAAACTCGTCGCGACGCCTTTTCCGCCTTTGAACCCGTGATACACAGGAAATACGTGTCCGAGTATCGCCGCAACTCCGACCGCAAGCCAGACGCAGAAAACCGCAGGCGTAGGCGAATCCGGAATAATCAAAATTTTCGCCGCAAGAACAGGAATGAACCCTTTGAGCACATCGGTTGCAAAGCAGACATAAGCCCATTTTCGTCCGCACGCGCGAGAAAGGTTCGTTGCGCCGAGATTGCCGGAGCCGATTTTGCGAAGGTCGACGCCGTGCGCTTTAGCGATGAGCATCGCGAATGAAACCGAACCGATAAGATATGATATAATAATCAGAATAAATGATTTCATTTTGCAGTCCTGTTGCGGATTATTTCTTCATAGAGTTCGAGAAGTTTTGCGCAGTGAGCCTTGATGGAAACTTTCGATTTTATGTTGTCTTCTTCAATTGCTTTTTTCGCCGCGGCGATATTTTCCGTAATGCAGTAATATTTTATAGCTTCGGCCAAAGCGCCGATATTGTCCGGCGAATCGAAAACTTTGCCGTGCCTGTCTGCGGCGAACAAATCCGCTGCGCCGTTGAATTTTGTCGTGATGACAGGTTTGCCTGCGCCGAGTGCTTCGAGGATGAATCTGCTTGCAGGGTCGTAATACGTCGGCAGAACCGCAACATCTGACATCATAACCAGATTTTGTATGTTTCCGGTCTGGCCCATATAAATTATTTTGTCCTTTATGCCCGCCTTCGCCGCGATACTTTTGTATTTTTCGATTTGTCCGCGTCCCGCAACGATTAAATACGCCGGCCTCCTGGTGGTTCTTTCCTTTATCATCGCCATCGCATCGATAAGACTCAACAGGCCTTTAAGCCGGAAATTATTCGCAGCGAAAAGAAAAAACACAGGGTCGTCACTTTCTTTTATATTGAATCGCGAAAGTATCAAAGCGCGTATTCTATCGATTCGACTTTTATCAATGTTCCTGAATAATTTTACGCCGTTGGGAATTATGCGGATTCTTGAATCAGGCAGACTATAATGCTTTTGAAATTGTTTTTTAACGTATTCGCTCAAGGC
This genomic window contains:
- the gatB gene encoding Asp-tRNA(Asn)/Glu-tRNA(Gln) amidotransferase subunit GatB; its protein translation is MMAIDKKIIVGLEIHVQLATKTKMFCGCELVFAGEPNSRVCPVCLGLPGALPVMNRQAVEFSMLTATALNCKVAEFTKWDRKSYYYPDLPKNYQISQYDLPIGSNGFIEIPVGDAFKKIRILRAHLEEDAGKNIHSGNCSQVDLNRAGTPLLEIVTEPDMNSPEEVKALAVELQRIVRFLGVSEADMQKGHMRFEPNINLHITKDGQVYKTPITEVKNLNSFKALEKSVAYEVQRQFDEFMETGQCLKSGNKKTFGWDDVREVTVLQREKEEAHDYRYFPDPDLVPVVVDEKWLGEIKTRLCELPLAMQARFVSQYGLSEYDASVLTGDKETAEFFDSAVKAGGEPKRICNLVTQTGLKIANEKGCGVAQIGIEPQRLAELVKMIAAGQISATAAVTIFVEMTGSKESPEQIAARLNLIQKSDAGELEKIVDEVLAANAQAVADAKSDGKKSKKSVGFLMGQVMQETKGTANPQVVAKILDAKLKA
- the plsY gene encoding glycerol-3-phosphate 1-O-acyltransferase PlsY, with product MKSFILIIISYLIGSVSFAMLIAKAHGVDLRKIGSGNLGATNLSRACGRKWAYVCFATDVLKGFIPVLAAKILIIPDSPTPAVFCVWLAVGVAAILGHVFPVYHGFKGGKGVATSFGVVLGVWPYLAIPGIIAFALWAIIVLIWKYISLASVIAAAVFPVILIAFTAAIKSWHFKNLMPLILVAVVLCSLVIYLHRSNIKRILAGTEHKVLQKKT
- a CDS encoding glycosyltransferase family 4 protein → MKVAIITERANISLGGAERSIFELAASLAMNGTDVKVLAATGTAHSRRVQVLFPESEKRISFDVFRDALVEHFKANKYDIIHSTLPLDFADIYQPRGGSYAEAAIRNAASYKGNAVRIFKMLTSFANFKRTKLVRAERKLCEKENGPIIAALSEYVKKQFQKHYSLPDSRIRIIPNGVKLFRNIDKSRIDRIRALILSRFNIKESDDPVFFLFAANNFRLKGLLSLIDAMAMIKERTTRRPAYLIVAGRGQIEKYKSIAAKAGIKDKIIYMGQTGNIQNLVMMSDVAVLPTYYDPASRFILEALGAGKPVITTKFNGAADLFAADRHGKVFDSPDNIGALAEAIKYYCITENIAAAKKAIEEDNIKSKVSIKAHCAKLLELYEEIIRNRTAK